From a region of the Helicoverpa armigera isolate CAAS_96S chromosome 14, ASM3070526v1, whole genome shotgun sequence genome:
- the LOC110379604 gene encoding uncharacterized protein LOC110379604 isoform X4, whose product MRIKTHSDFRPNGPPPRLGLKAASPGVAGADEDCNSNTSLTGSQHSHDDIDAHCDNSGYLWFLDYNPIFRDGSCHHTSVLSSVSASYKGISDLTSRFEFTSRYNDIARDLDANLAEADMESFRTEDIHALLMTANLPHDTIIDDRTHDSNPRGEMFASISSSLMERFRFDSSVSADSSFQGEESVGSINTMSICKSELLFSPVKEGAHGVHFSVDSLDCELPSEQDLILTCQANKDNYTIAFEGSLTTYSEDSECVEPAVNQKHDKLGEEETLVLDNDERTRRNLELLERCKKLTNKLTTSMARSDLGLTTWSKLKKQTSQSPLRRHPSGNNNEGSNDATDATDDNMSNSVIKSQSLPNLYRRKLMNSSINSAALSNSTVDSFTVNQRLMGTPMCMKVYDVSQQRSSQGSQHSEPMSTSSTDNQTSSDKSQPKQAFSLVKLFMKQKSMSNDGIVSMDQLDRSECWPSSSGGESGESMGEQRLVDSKTAISERPQIELPSTAVEEVSSVVYEEIQSVNPFNNRVYDEVLIEEEETGDGTKLSDSETNLYATVNKPHLKRTNLNVMNSPSRMRSNRKSCSSQSSATSVSISSCSESDGTQITRMNKLLQREQCDHKSTSTHLEADTIDKSIQTSSMQLSNMSQRELFKVVEPSFLEKLKEGDCEKPVFVLYPSYTLPDISFLNGRPNIYLNPLKINITPRSSESKRNRLQVKGKRPFSCNDLEMLKKKGVGHIKDWDSLNFLLPMECRQLLSEVPELMQHMKEKEGAQKCSDKYCNASPAARAKNRPMSCDCNNLAGNTTAVSSSSSTATQPSSGYRGSSTMLTDSSAQNSPAPAGNFNPLFVYRYDSATSSEASGVNNDGQRINPNIPKRSLSLADQNRIPKQGELAPPRPPLPKSILRKSMDKTRKSSAHTKRYSMFEMDDLIQDPVVCMTAATEHKTKRRSLQEPYYLQNQTVDYRKNNDLAAKRLSQQFLDAAEKDADYNEYYPDEGVGTESSLESGKSNELKFHRPHTPPLPKPRTKKMEYTEFPPPGALISSADLQQLEEFLKHSGFNCLNMDEWDQNQVQKVRNQVSKFLQMKRSMEENQRSTESSGSSCNSKKSVSFAQKSEVPKTDGQPSQLKPMEDVKGVSLTTPPNSPNISAVIAQRLYQGKNLAEIPICEEAEVSPDEFGSPIHHDARGKYDIIDVSQKRALVSNVTDAVEMLIQHFSSATDQAELAFLGDSKESPACAKIALNALCPALYAIFRDGLKENIETSFGAVNNSVWQMVEATARQGPITKSLNELVLRINSEDAVTEGLVKFNAFILGLLNAQSVDAWVSYIRTRESILAKHYSPDSLILAGCVGETRCRALLDTLLASLEPLKLLPFSLDLMFEMRELHRSFKKIESDMRAASRPTSINTPPLTLNQRNLLKLVRSMQSSGLSSDDCQTSVIMRHKEPKNKEPSTPDLLNDSANVKTTVEKNRPRSCVNPTTIGYDICPNNSRIEIETNRRWSGVHLGSKLMQAFDRLVFDDSDDYTDSLENNKPPSAKPSSNDVKLECSGEENWRPGSASSGASGNTGNGSGNSGGKFRRLQLKWEMLSNAESPVTPSGETSPAAARGSKIPRPVSSPVRPVAPALQSPAKNTTHRGIPVPVRKGTSPTTSTPRATNARAGTANKKPPQAANRVLPETTAKRPEVKPRVQNVAVCNPTVVKRTPTSRVDGASHGGAAPRPSSLPYGRTPPPAAPRRAASSSAARASHTSNQQKHKYVRTLWHRLPSDSGHLAFNEGERLRLILEVDDQYLLCCRGEQKGLVPRDAVLLEDF is encoded by the exons GGCCACCGCCACGGCTGGGGCTGAAGGCGGCGAGCCCCGGGGTGGCAGGCGCCGACGAGGACTGCAACAGCAACACCAGCCTCACCGGGAGCCAGCACTCGCACGATGACATCGACGCGCACTGCGATAACTCCGGGTACCTCTGGTTCCTCGACTATAA CCCAATTTTTCGAGACGGCTCCTGCCACCACACCTCAGTGCTGTCCTCCGTGTCTGCCTCCTACAAAGGCATAAGCGACCTAACATCACGATTCGAATTCACGTCCCGCTACAACGACATTGCGCGGGACCTTGACGCGAACCTCGCTGAGGCTGACATGGAGAGTTTTAGGACTGAAGACATACACGCACTGTTGATGACCGCCAACTTGCCACACGACACCATCATTGACGACAGGACGCATGAT AGTAACCCCCGAGGCGAGATGTTCGCGAGCATCTCTAGCTCTCTCATGGAAAGATTTCGATTCGACAGCAGTGTCAGTGCCGACAGTAGTTTCCAG GGTGAAGAATCCGTCGGTTCGATCAACACAATGTCGATATGCAAGTCAGAACTCCTGTTCTCCCCCGTAAAGGAGGGTGCGCATGGCGTTCACTTCAGCGTGGACAGTCTCGACTGCGAGCTGCCCTCTGAGCAGGACCTCATTCTCACCTGCCAAGCCAACAAGGACAACTACACCATCGCCTTCGAGGGCAGTCTCACCACATACTCTGAGGACAGTGAGTGCGTTGAACCAGCCGTCAATCAAAAACATG acaAATTGGGCGAGGAAGAAACCTTAGTTTTAGATAACGATGAAAGAACGCGCAGGAATTTAGAATTATTAGAGAGATGTAAGAaattaactaataaattaacGACGTCTATGGCTAGGAGCGATTTAGGATTAACTACTTGGAGTAAGCTTAAGAAACAAACCAGTCAGTCACCCTTAAGGAG GCATCCCTCTGGAAATAACAATGAAGGTTCAAATGATGCGACTGATGCAACAGACGACAACATGAGCAATTCAGTCATCAAAAGCCAAAGTTTGCCAAATCTGTACAGGCGGAAACTTATGAATAGTTCCATAAATTCAGCTGCTCTGAGTAATTCAACG GTTGATTCTTTCACCGTGAATCAAAGACTAATGGGCACTCCTATGTGCATGAAAGTATACGATGTCTCACAACAGCGATCATCTCAGGGAAGTCAACATTCGGAACCTATGAGCACTTCTTCAACTGACAATCAAACTTCATCTGACAAGAGTCAACCAAAACAAGCATTTAGCCTAGTAAagttatttatgaaacaaaaaagcATGAGCAACGATGGCATTGTAAGCATGGATCAGCTGGACAGATCGGAATGCTGGCCTTCAAGCTCTGGCGGTGAAAGCGGAGAGTCCATGGGCGAACAAAGACTAGTCGATTCTAAAACCGCAATCTCAGAGCGACCTCAAATAGAATTACCTAGCACTGCAGTAGAAGAGGTATCATCAGTCGTCTACGAGGAGATACAATCAGTGAATCCATTCAATAACAGAGTATATGATGAAGTATTGATCGAAGAAGAGGAAACAGGCGATGGCACTAAGTTGAGTGATAGTGAAACCAATCTTTATGCCACTGTGAACAAACCACATCTTAAGAGAACTAATTTAAATGTTATGAACAGTCCTTCGAGAATGAGAAGTAATAGAAAATCATGTTCTTCCCAATCTTCGGCCACTAGCGTTAGCATTTCAAGCTGTTCTGAATCCGATGGAACTCAGATCACAAGAATGAATAAGCTTCTACAGCGTGAGCAATGTGACCATAAATCAACGTCAACTCACCTTGAAGCTGATACTATAGATAAGAGTATACAAACATCCAGCATGCAGTTGTCAAATATGTCGCAAAGAGAACTATTCAAGGTTGTCGAGCCATCGTTTTTAGAGAAACTAAAAGAGGGTGATTGCGAGAAGCCTGTATTTGTCCTGTATCCTAGCTATACTCTGCCAGATATCAGTTTCTTGAACGGAcgaccaaatatttatttaaatcctttgaaaataaatataacaccCAGATCAAGTGAAAGCAAAAGGAATCGGTTGCAGGTAAAAGGTAAACGACCCTTCTCATGCAATGATCTTGAAATGCTAAAGAAAAAAGGAGTTGGTCATATTAAGGATTGGGATTCTCTTAACTTTTTACTTCCAATGGAATGCAGGCAACTACTATCTGAAGTGCCTGAACTTATGCAACACATGAAGGAAAAAGAGGGAGCGCAAAAATGTTCTGATAAGTATTGCAATGCTTCGCCTGCTGCAAGAGCCAAAAATCGACCGATGAGTTGTGATTGCAATAATCTAGCTGGTAATACTACAGCAGTATCTTCGAGTTCAAGCACAGCCACTCAGCCTTCTTCAGGATATCGTGGTTCATCCACAATGCTAACAGATTCTTCCGCACAAAACAGTCCCGCACCTGCTGGAAATTTCAATCCTCTATTTGTATATCGGTACGATAGTGCCACAAGCTCTGAGGCGAGCGGTGTAAATAATGATGGACAAAGAATAAACCCCAATATTCCAAAACGATCATTGTCGTTAGCAGATCAAAATCGCATTCCGAAACAAGGCGAATTAGCACCGCCGAGGCCACCATTACCAAAGAGCATATTGCGCAAGTCCATGGATAAAACACGCAAATCTAGTGCACATACCAAACGATACAGTATGTTTGAAATGGATGATCTTATTCAAGATCCAGTCGTTTGCATGACAGCTGCGACGGAACATAAAACTAAGAGACGATCATTACAAGAACCTTATTATCTCCAAAATCAAACTGTAGACTATAGAAAGAATAATGATCTAGCTGCAAAAAGGTTATCACAACAATTCCTCGATGCTGCCGAGAAAGATGCCGATTATAACGAATACTATCCAGATGAAGGTGTTGGAACAGAAAGTAGTCTAGAATCAGGCAAATCTAACGAACTCAAGTTTCATAGACCACATACTCCACCGTTGCCTAAACCGAGAACAAAGAAAATGGAGTATACTGAATTCCCTCCTCCTGGTGCACTAATCAGCAGTGCAGATTTGCAACAACTTGAAGAGTTTTTGAAACACAGTGGATTCAATTGTCTAAACATGGATGAATGGGATCAAAATCAAGTTCAAAAGGTAAGGAACCAGGTGTCCAAATTTCTTCAGATGAAACGATCTATGGAAGAGAACCAAAGATCCACAGAATCAAGCGGCAGTAGTTGTAACAGTAAGAAGTCTGTGAGTTTTGCGCAGAAATCTGAGGTCCCCAAGACCGACGGTCAACCATCTCAATTAAAACCTATGGAAGACGTAAAGGGTGTCAGTCTAACAACGCCACCTAACTCGCCAAACATTTCCGCTGTGATAGCGCAAAGGCTTTACCAG GGCAAGAATCTGGCAGAAATACCAATTTGCGAGGAAGCTGAAGTGAGCCCTGATGAATTTGGAAGCCCCATTCACCATGATGCTAGAGGCAAATATGATATCATCGATGTGTCACAAAAGAGAG CTTTAGTCTCAAACGTGACCGATGCTGTTGAAATGTTGATTCAGCATTTCTCGTCCGCCACGGATCAAGCAGAGTTAGCTTTCTTAGGAGACTCGAAGGAATCCCCGGCCTGCGCTAAAATCGCACTGAACGCACTTTGCCCAGCCTTGTATGCGATATTCAGGGATGGCCTAAAAGAGAACATCGAGACCTCTTTTGGAGCAGTAAATAACTCTGTTTGGCAAATGGTCGAAGCAACTGCTAGACAAG GACCGATAACAAAATCTCTCAATGAATTGGTACTGAGGATTAACAGCGAAGATGCAGTCACTGAGGGATTAGTCAAATTCAATGCGTTCATCCTTGGTCTACTCAA TGCTCAATCCGTGGACGCTTGGGTTTCATATATACGTACTCGGGAATCAATATTAGCAAAACACTACAGCCCTGATTCTCTGATCCTCGCTGGTTGTGTGGGCGAGACGCGATGCCGAGCCCTTCTCGATACGCTATTGGCCAGCTTGGAACCTCTCAAACTTCTTCCCTTTTCCCTGGACCTCATGTTTGAAATGCGTGAATTGCACAGAAGTTTCAAGAAGATCGAAAGCGATATGCGTGCTGCTAGTCGG CCCACTTCGATTAACACTCCACCACTAACCCTGAACCAGCGGAATTTGCTGAAGCTGGTGCGTTCGATGCAGTCGAGCGGTCTCTCCAGCGACGATTGTCAAACTAGTGTTATTATGAGACACAAAGAACCTAAAAACAAAGAACCCTCTACTCCCGACCTGCTCAATGATTCGGCAAATGTAAAGACTACCGTAGAAAAGAATAGACCACGCTCTTGTGTGAATCCGACAACCATTGGTTATGACATTTGTCCGAACAATAGCAGGATAGAGATAGAAACTAACCGCAGATGGTCCGGCGTGCATTTGGGTTCCAAGTTGATGCAGGCGTTTGATAGACTCGTGTTCGACGACAGCGACGATTACACTGATAGTCTAGAAAACAATAAGCCTCCCTCTGCTAAGCCCTCCAGCAATGACGTGAAG CTGGAGTGCAGCGGAGAGGAGAATTGGCGACCAGGGTCAGCCAGCAGCGGTGCCAGTGGCAACACTGGCAACGGCAGCGGCAACTCAGGTGGCAAATTCCGTCGTCTGCAACTCAAATGGGAAATGCTCAGCAACGCTGAAAGTCCCGTCACACCTTCAG GAGAGACGTCcccggcggcggcgcgtggCTCCAAGATCCCCAGGCCCGTGTCATCGCCCGTGCGGCCGGTGGCACCCGCGCTGCAGTCACCAGCCAAGAATACCACCCATCG gGGTATCCCAGTGCCGGTTCGTAAGGGAACTTCACCAACGACGTCGACTCCCAGAGCGACCAATGCACGTGCGGGAACTGCCAACAAGAAACCTCCGCAAGCTGCTAACAG AGTGTTACCCGAGACGACAGCGAAGAGACCCGAAGTGAAGCCGCGAGTGCAAAATGTAGCTGTTTGTAACCCTACAGTTGTTAAGAGAACACC GACGTCCCGCGTGGACGGCGCGAGTCACGGTGGCGCGGCTCCGAGGCCGTCATCCCTGCCGTATGGGCGCACGCCGCCACCCGCCGCGCCGCGTCGCGCCGCCTCCTCTTCTGCAGCGAGAGCTAGCCACACCAGCAACCAGCAGAAGCATAA GTACGTGCGAACACTGTGGCACCGACTACCTTCAGACTCGGGCCACCTCGCGTTCAACGAAGGTGAGCGTCTCCGACTAATACTGGAGGTAGACGATCAGTACCTGCTGTGTTGTCGCGGTGAGCAGAAGGGGCTAGTTCCCCGGGACGCCGTACTGTTAGAGGACTTCTGA
- the LOC110379604 gene encoding uncharacterized protein LOC110379604 isoform X1, with product MIALVLCLVGKIIEVAKSAFSNCELEQFEPRNGNTRKRRKRSRKKRKRKGPPPRLGLKAASPGVAGADEDCNSNTSLTGSQHSHDDIDAHCDNSGYLWFLDYNPIFRDGSCHHTSVLSSVSASYKGISDLTSRFEFTSRYNDIARDLDANLAEADMESFRTEDIHALLMTANLPHDTIIDDRTHDSNPRGEMFASISSSLMERFRFDSSVSADSSFQGEESVGSINTMSICKSELLFSPVKEGAHGVHFSVDSLDCELPSEQDLILTCQANKDNYTIAFEGSLTTYSEDSECVEPAVNQKHDKLGEEETLVLDNDERTRRNLELLERCKKLTNKLTTSMARSDLGLTTWSKLKKQTSQSPLRRHPSGNNNEGSNDATDATDDNMSNSVIKSQSLPNLYRRKLMNSSINSAALSNSTVDSFTVNQRLMGTPMCMKVYDVSQQRSSQGSQHSEPMSTSSTDNQTSSDKSQPKQAFSLVKLFMKQKSMSNDGIVSMDQLDRSECWPSSSGGESGESMGEQRLVDSKTAISERPQIELPSTAVEEVSSVVYEEIQSVNPFNNRVYDEVLIEEEETGDGTKLSDSETNLYATVNKPHLKRTNLNVMNSPSRMRSNRKSCSSQSSATSVSISSCSESDGTQITRMNKLLQREQCDHKSTSTHLEADTIDKSIQTSSMQLSNMSQRELFKVVEPSFLEKLKEGDCEKPVFVLYPSYTLPDISFLNGRPNIYLNPLKINITPRSSESKRNRLQVKGKRPFSCNDLEMLKKKGVGHIKDWDSLNFLLPMECRQLLSEVPELMQHMKEKEGAQKCSDKYCNASPAARAKNRPMSCDCNNLAGNTTAVSSSSSTATQPSSGYRGSSTMLTDSSAQNSPAPAGNFNPLFVYRYDSATSSEASGVNNDGQRINPNIPKRSLSLADQNRIPKQGELAPPRPPLPKSILRKSMDKTRKSSAHTKRYSMFEMDDLIQDPVVCMTAATEHKTKRRSLQEPYYLQNQTVDYRKNNDLAAKRLSQQFLDAAEKDADYNEYYPDEGVGTESSLESGKSNELKFHRPHTPPLPKPRTKKMEYTEFPPPGALISSADLQQLEEFLKHSGFNCLNMDEWDQNQVQKVRNQVSKFLQMKRSMEENQRSTESSGSSCNSKKSVSFAQKSEVPKTDGQPSQLKPMEDVKGVSLTTPPNSPNISAVIAQRLYQGKNLAEIPICEEAEVSPDEFGSPIHHDARGKYDIIDVSQKRALVSNVTDAVEMLIQHFSSATDQAELAFLGDSKESPACAKIALNALCPALYAIFRDGLKENIETSFGAVNNSVWQMVEATARQGPITKSLNELVLRINSEDAVTEGLVKFNAFILGLLNAQSVDAWVSYIRTRESILAKHYSPDSLILAGCVGETRCRALLDTLLASLEPLKLLPFSLDLMFEMRELHRSFKKIESDMRAASRPTSINTPPLTLNQRNLLKLVRSMQSSGLSSDDCQTSVIMRHKEPKNKEPSTPDLLNDSANVKTTVEKNRPRSCVNPTTIGYDICPNNSRIEIETNRRWSGVHLGSKLMQAFDRLVFDDSDDYTDSLENNKPPSAKPSSNDVKLECSGEENWRPGSASSGASGNTGNGSGNSGGKFRRLQLKWEMLSNAESPVTPSGETSPAAARGSKIPRPVSSPVRPVAPALQSPAKNTTHRGIPVPVRKGTSPTTSTPRATNARAGTANKKPPQAANRVLPETTAKRPEVKPRVQNVAVCNPTVVKRTPTSRVDGASHGGAAPRPSSLPYGRTPPPAAPRRAASSSAARASHTSNQQKHKYVRTLWHRLPSDSGHLAFNEGERLRLILEVDDQYLLCCRGEQKGLVPRDAVLLEDF from the exons GGCCACCGCCACGGCTGGGGCTGAAGGCGGCGAGCCCCGGGGTGGCAGGCGCCGACGAGGACTGCAACAGCAACACCAGCCTCACCGGGAGCCAGCACTCGCACGATGACATCGACGCGCACTGCGATAACTCCGGGTACCTCTGGTTCCTCGACTATAA CCCAATTTTTCGAGACGGCTCCTGCCACCACACCTCAGTGCTGTCCTCCGTGTCTGCCTCCTACAAAGGCATAAGCGACCTAACATCACGATTCGAATTCACGTCCCGCTACAACGACATTGCGCGGGACCTTGACGCGAACCTCGCTGAGGCTGACATGGAGAGTTTTAGGACTGAAGACATACACGCACTGTTGATGACCGCCAACTTGCCACACGACACCATCATTGACGACAGGACGCATGAT AGTAACCCCCGAGGCGAGATGTTCGCGAGCATCTCTAGCTCTCTCATGGAAAGATTTCGATTCGACAGCAGTGTCAGTGCCGACAGTAGTTTCCAG GGTGAAGAATCCGTCGGTTCGATCAACACAATGTCGATATGCAAGTCAGAACTCCTGTTCTCCCCCGTAAAGGAGGGTGCGCATGGCGTTCACTTCAGCGTGGACAGTCTCGACTGCGAGCTGCCCTCTGAGCAGGACCTCATTCTCACCTGCCAAGCCAACAAGGACAACTACACCATCGCCTTCGAGGGCAGTCTCACCACATACTCTGAGGACAGTGAGTGCGTTGAACCAGCCGTCAATCAAAAACATG acaAATTGGGCGAGGAAGAAACCTTAGTTTTAGATAACGATGAAAGAACGCGCAGGAATTTAGAATTATTAGAGAGATGTAAGAaattaactaataaattaacGACGTCTATGGCTAGGAGCGATTTAGGATTAACTACTTGGAGTAAGCTTAAGAAACAAACCAGTCAGTCACCCTTAAGGAG GCATCCCTCTGGAAATAACAATGAAGGTTCAAATGATGCGACTGATGCAACAGACGACAACATGAGCAATTCAGTCATCAAAAGCCAAAGTTTGCCAAATCTGTACAGGCGGAAACTTATGAATAGTTCCATAAATTCAGCTGCTCTGAGTAATTCAACG GTTGATTCTTTCACCGTGAATCAAAGACTAATGGGCACTCCTATGTGCATGAAAGTATACGATGTCTCACAACAGCGATCATCTCAGGGAAGTCAACATTCGGAACCTATGAGCACTTCTTCAACTGACAATCAAACTTCATCTGACAAGAGTCAACCAAAACAAGCATTTAGCCTAGTAAagttatttatgaaacaaaaaagcATGAGCAACGATGGCATTGTAAGCATGGATCAGCTGGACAGATCGGAATGCTGGCCTTCAAGCTCTGGCGGTGAAAGCGGAGAGTCCATGGGCGAACAAAGACTAGTCGATTCTAAAACCGCAATCTCAGAGCGACCTCAAATAGAATTACCTAGCACTGCAGTAGAAGAGGTATCATCAGTCGTCTACGAGGAGATACAATCAGTGAATCCATTCAATAACAGAGTATATGATGAAGTATTGATCGAAGAAGAGGAAACAGGCGATGGCACTAAGTTGAGTGATAGTGAAACCAATCTTTATGCCACTGTGAACAAACCACATCTTAAGAGAACTAATTTAAATGTTATGAACAGTCCTTCGAGAATGAGAAGTAATAGAAAATCATGTTCTTCCCAATCTTCGGCCACTAGCGTTAGCATTTCAAGCTGTTCTGAATCCGATGGAACTCAGATCACAAGAATGAATAAGCTTCTACAGCGTGAGCAATGTGACCATAAATCAACGTCAACTCACCTTGAAGCTGATACTATAGATAAGAGTATACAAACATCCAGCATGCAGTTGTCAAATATGTCGCAAAGAGAACTATTCAAGGTTGTCGAGCCATCGTTTTTAGAGAAACTAAAAGAGGGTGATTGCGAGAAGCCTGTATTTGTCCTGTATCCTAGCTATACTCTGCCAGATATCAGTTTCTTGAACGGAcgaccaaatatttatttaaatcctttgaaaataaatataacaccCAGATCAAGTGAAAGCAAAAGGAATCGGTTGCAGGTAAAAGGTAAACGACCCTTCTCATGCAATGATCTTGAAATGCTAAAGAAAAAAGGAGTTGGTCATATTAAGGATTGGGATTCTCTTAACTTTTTACTTCCAATGGAATGCAGGCAACTACTATCTGAAGTGCCTGAACTTATGCAACACATGAAGGAAAAAGAGGGAGCGCAAAAATGTTCTGATAAGTATTGCAATGCTTCGCCTGCTGCAAGAGCCAAAAATCGACCGATGAGTTGTGATTGCAATAATCTAGCTGGTAATACTACAGCAGTATCTTCGAGTTCAAGCACAGCCACTCAGCCTTCTTCAGGATATCGTGGTTCATCCACAATGCTAACAGATTCTTCCGCACAAAACAGTCCCGCACCTGCTGGAAATTTCAATCCTCTATTTGTATATCGGTACGATAGTGCCACAAGCTCTGAGGCGAGCGGTGTAAATAATGATGGACAAAGAATAAACCCCAATATTCCAAAACGATCATTGTCGTTAGCAGATCAAAATCGCATTCCGAAACAAGGCGAATTAGCACCGCCGAGGCCACCATTACCAAAGAGCATATTGCGCAAGTCCATGGATAAAACACGCAAATCTAGTGCACATACCAAACGATACAGTATGTTTGAAATGGATGATCTTATTCAAGATCCAGTCGTTTGCATGACAGCTGCGACGGAACATAAAACTAAGAGACGATCATTACAAGAACCTTATTATCTCCAAAATCAAACTGTAGACTATAGAAAGAATAATGATCTAGCTGCAAAAAGGTTATCACAACAATTCCTCGATGCTGCCGAGAAAGATGCCGATTATAACGAATACTATCCAGATGAAGGTGTTGGAACAGAAAGTAGTCTAGAATCAGGCAAATCTAACGAACTCAAGTTTCATAGACCACATACTCCACCGTTGCCTAAACCGAGAACAAAGAAAATGGAGTATACTGAATTCCCTCCTCCTGGTGCACTAATCAGCAGTGCAGATTTGCAACAACTTGAAGAGTTTTTGAAACACAGTGGATTCAATTGTCTAAACATGGATGAATGGGATCAAAATCAAGTTCAAAAGGTAAGGAACCAGGTGTCCAAATTTCTTCAGATGAAACGATCTATGGAAGAGAACCAAAGATCCACAGAATCAAGCGGCAGTAGTTGTAACAGTAAGAAGTCTGTGAGTTTTGCGCAGAAATCTGAGGTCCCCAAGACCGACGGTCAACCATCTCAATTAAAACCTATGGAAGACGTAAAGGGTGTCAGTCTAACAACGCCACCTAACTCGCCAAACATTTCCGCTGTGATAGCGCAAAGGCTTTACCAG GGCAAGAATCTGGCAGAAATACCAATTTGCGAGGAAGCTGAAGTGAGCCCTGATGAATTTGGAAGCCCCATTCACCATGATGCTAGAGGCAAATATGATATCATCGATGTGTCACAAAAGAGAG CTTTAGTCTCAAACGTGACCGATGCTGTTGAAATGTTGATTCAGCATTTCTCGTCCGCCACGGATCAAGCAGAGTTAGCTTTCTTAGGAGACTCGAAGGAATCCCCGGCCTGCGCTAAAATCGCACTGAACGCACTTTGCCCAGCCTTGTATGCGATATTCAGGGATGGCCTAAAAGAGAACATCGAGACCTCTTTTGGAGCAGTAAATAACTCTGTTTGGCAAATGGTCGAAGCAACTGCTAGACAAG GACCGATAACAAAATCTCTCAATGAATTGGTACTGAGGATTAACAGCGAAGATGCAGTCACTGAGGGATTAGTCAAATTCAATGCGTTCATCCTTGGTCTACTCAA TGCTCAATCCGTGGACGCTTGGGTTTCATATATACGTACTCGGGAATCAATATTAGCAAAACACTACAGCCCTGATTCTCTGATCCTCGCTGGTTGTGTGGGCGAGACGCGATGCCGAGCCCTTCTCGATACGCTATTGGCCAGCTTGGAACCTCTCAAACTTCTTCCCTTTTCCCTGGACCTCATGTTTGAAATGCGTGAATTGCACAGAAGTTTCAAGAAGATCGAAAGCGATATGCGTGCTGCTAGTCGG CCCACTTCGATTAACACTCCACCACTAACCCTGAACCAGCGGAATTTGCTGAAGCTGGTGCGTTCGATGCAGTCGAGCGGTCTCTCCAGCGACGATTGTCAAACTAGTGTTATTATGAGACACAAAGAACCTAAAAACAAAGAACCCTCTACTCCCGACCTGCTCAATGATTCGGCAAATGTAAAGACTACCGTAGAAAAGAATAGACCACGCTCTTGTGTGAATCCGACAACCATTGGTTATGACATTTGTCCGAACAATAGCAGGATAGAGATAGAAACTAACCGCAGATGGTCCGGCGTGCATTTGGGTTCCAAGTTGATGCAGGCGTTTGATAGACTCGTGTTCGACGACAGCGACGATTACACTGATAGTCTAGAAAACAATAAGCCTCCCTCTGCTAAGCCCTCCAGCAATGACGTGAAG CTGGAGTGCAGCGGAGAGGAGAATTGGCGACCAGGGTCAGCCAGCAGCGGTGCCAGTGGCAACACTGGCAACGGCAGCGGCAACTCAGGTGGCAAATTCCGTCGTCTGCAACTCAAATGGGAAATGCTCAGCAACGCTGAAAGTCCCGTCACACCTTCAG GAGAGACGTCcccggcggcggcgcgtggCTCCAAGATCCCCAGGCCCGTGTCATCGCCCGTGCGGCCGGTGGCACCCGCGCTGCAGTCACCAGCCAAGAATACCACCCATCG gGGTATCCCAGTGCCGGTTCGTAAGGGAACTTCACCAACGACGTCGACTCCCAGAGCGACCAATGCACGTGCGGGAACTGCCAACAAGAAACCTCCGCAAGCTGCTAACAG AGTGTTACCCGAGACGACAGCGAAGAGACCCGAAGTGAAGCCGCGAGTGCAAAATGTAGCTGTTTGTAACCCTACAGTTGTTAAGAGAACACC GACGTCCCGCGTGGACGGCGCGAGTCACGGTGGCGCGGCTCCGAGGCCGTCATCCCTGCCGTATGGGCGCACGCCGCCACCCGCCGCGCCGCGTCGCGCCGCCTCCTCTTCTGCAGCGAGAGCTAGCCACACCAGCAACCAGCAGAAGCATAA GTACGTGCGAACACTGTGGCACCGACTACCTTCAGACTCGGGCCACCTCGCGTTCAACGAAGGTGAGCGTCTCCGACTAATACTGGAGGTAGACGATCAGTACCTGCTGTGTTGTCGCGGTGAGCAGAAGGGGCTAGTTCCCCGGGACGCCGTACTGTTAGAGGACTTCTGA